The Blastopirellula marina genome contains the following window.
CGACGCCCGTTTTGTTTCTGACCGCACGGGATGCGGTCGCCCATCGCGTGGAAGGGCTTGATGCCGGAGCGGATGACTACTTGGCCAAGCCGTTCGCATTCGCCGAACTAACAGCGCGCGTTCGTGCGTTGCTGCGACGCCCCGAACAGCAATCGAGCCTCGTCCTTAGCTATCGTGATATTCGTGCTGACCTCGGAAGCCAGAAGGCATCGCGCGATGGCTCTAGCTTGGATTTGACCGCCAAAGAGTTCTCGCTGCTATGTTTGTTCCTGCAAAACCCCGGCAAGATTCTCACTCGCACGCGGATCTTCGACACCGTATGGGGTGACACGTTTGACGGATTGTCCAATACGATCGAGGTCCACATTAAGGAACTCCGGCGAAAGCTAGAGCAGTTCGGGCATCGCGTGATCCATACCCGCCGTAATCGAGGTTACCTTTTGGAAGATACCGAAGCGTAATATGACCCTTGTCAATCGAGTCTCGACCTTCTTCCTGGTGGCATTAGCGGTTTGCCTGATTGGTTTTTCGCTAACGATGTCGCTCTTCATTCGGCATCACATGCTGGCCGAATTCGATGCGCACCTTCGGTCCTCGCTGAACATTCTTTCGGCTGGTCTCGAAGCGGAAGAGGATAGCATCAAGTGGCAACCGAACGAGCACACGATCGAACTGGGGGACGAGCACGAGCAAAACGAAATCCGCTGGATTCTAGTGGATGGAAGTCGCCAAGTGATCGATCGCTCGGATAACTTGATTGCGACCGACGCGAGCGATGAACTGCTCCTCGAGCTGGCCGCGAAACCGCACGCCGGATCGTTCGATATTTCGCAACAAGGTCAATGGCGCTATCTGCAAAAGCAACTTATCGCCACCGATCCCATACCGCAGGACGAGCGGGAATCGGATGAGTTTGAACGGATCTTGGTGACGGTGGCGCAACCCGCCGATCAGCTGAGTGCGGACCTTTACCGCCTAGGAATCTTGGCGGTCGTCTTGCCGATTGTGTTTTGGTGTGTGGCGGCATTGCTGGGGCGAGCGTTTTGTCGCCGGGCATTACTACCGGTCGTCACGATGGCACAGCAAGCACGCAGCACCAAGTTCAATGACTTCTCCTCGCGACTACCGATCAGTTCAGAGAGGGACGAACTAGCCGACATGGCCGCAGCCTTCAACGGACTGCTTGATCGGCTAGAGACGTCGTTCCGCCGCCAGCAAGCATTCGCCGGAGACGCCGCTCACCAGCTGAAGACACCGCTGACGGTTTTGCGAGGCCAAATCGACGTGGCCATGCTGCGGCCGCGCAATCCTGAGCAATACCAAGAGATCTTGCACACGTTAAGCGAGCAGACGTTCCAGCTACAACGAATCATCGACTCACTGTTAATGTTGGCCCGCGACGACCACGAGCATCCTAGCGATTGGCAGCAATTGCCTCTTGCCGATTGGCTGGAGGAATACGCCCTACGGTGGTCGGAACACGAGCGAGCCGGTGACATTCACTGGTCCGTTTCCCCGGAGGCGATGCTGGCAACTTCCCCCAGTTTGCTGCAGGTGGTGCTCGATAATTTCATCGACAATGCTGCCAAGTTCAGCCCGCCAGGCAGTCCAATCGAAGTTGCTTTTAAATCGCACGAAAATCGAACGGAGATTTCGGTCGCCAACGCAGGCTCGACCATTGCCATCGAGGATCGACACCGGATCTTCGAGCCTTTCTATCGCAGCCAGGAAGCACGTCGTCGGGGAGTCGCTGGAACCGGTTTAGGACTGGCCATGGTGGCCCGTGTTGCGCAGCGTTTGGGAGGCCAACTTAGCTGCGATTCACCCCGAATTAACACAACTCGATTTGTGTTAATTTTGCAAAACTCTAGTCAATCGATGGACAAAGTTGTTTGCCAGCGCAGTGAGCACAACCTAGCCTAACGTATCGTTTCGCGCGAGATTCGATCACGTTTTGACCACGTTCATTTAGATTAGAAGAAACCACGACTTTGTGAAATTTTTCCCATTTACAAATGGGCTCCCTTTCGCGACATTGCGGAAATGAAGAACATGCGTCGCACTTGGCAAGCGACCTGTGTCACAACGTTCGAGGCGGTGAAATGAACGCTGGGCATTGGAAGAATGAATTTTCAGTTCTAACCAGCGAGGATCTTTATCATGGCTCGTTTTGCGATCATCGAAGTGAATGACTCGTTGACGATTGCTCAAGTAACGCCTGGTCAACTGCCGGAAGACACGGCACGCCAGGAACGAGGAGCACTTGTCGATCCCTTTATCTATCGGTCTTACGACCACGCCTGTGAAGTACTGCACGGCATGCAGCTACGTGATGCCGAACGTCTTGGCGAACACGCCAGTCTTATCTAATCGGCATGCCTCTCTCTCGCAAAATGGCCCTCAGCCGAGGGCCATGCGGGACGGAATTCCCAAGATTTTCTTTTTCGCCATCCCTGGATTTCGTGGTCTCTCTCGACCTGCCTGCGGAAACCATCTGAGGGATCTTATTCGGCACACACGCTACAATCCCACCTTAGGACATGTGTGTGTTTCAGCAATTCCCTAGCCAGCGGGCTTCTCTTTTTTGCGCGTCCACGTCCACTTTGCGCCCAATTGGCAAGTGGGATACCGACGTCGGAAATGCGGGCAATTGAATCGTGATCGCGTCCAACTAGGATGGCTTACAGAGACACGATTTTTGCTCCTACTCCCACTATTCACTTAGGTGAATGCCTTTCCATCTGGAGGCTTCTGTATCATGACCCGTATGATTGCTTCGTTGGCGTTTGCCGCGGTACTTGGAACTGTATTTGTATCTTCCGCGGAAGCTGGTCTCTTCGGACGACGTGCTTACCGTCCGCACTATCACGCCCCGCGTGTCGAGTATCGCTATTACCAGGCAACCCCGTCGTACTACGAATCGCAAAACGTTCAGATTATTCGTCACGTGAACGATCCATCGATGTTCCGCGACGAAATGGGCTACGGCGAAAGCTAACGTCGCCCCTTAATCGATCAAGCCTGCACAAAGGCAGGCTTGATCCGCGGAGAGAGTTATCTGAAACAAGAGCGAGCTATTCTCCATAGCCGCTACGATCGCGAGGCAAACCTGCCATGCGATGCACGTTGGCATCGGGCAAGGCAGCTTGCTGAGCA
Protein-coding sequences here:
- a CDS encoding response regulator transcription factor, whose translation is MSNRILIVEDEPQIADFLFRGLQEEGYAVERAIDGPEAWDMLQNGQWDLILLDWWLPGEDGIEVLRKFRGIDRSTPVLFLTARDAVAHRVEGLDAGADDYLAKPFAFAELTARVRALLRRPEQQSSLVLSYRDIRADLGSQKASRDGSSLDLTAKEFSLLCLFLQNPGKILTRTRIFDTVWGDTFDGLSNTIEVHIKELRRKLEQFGHRVIHTRRNRGYLLEDTEA
- a CDS encoding ATP-binding protein: MTLVNRVSTFFLVALAVCLIGFSLTMSLFIRHHMLAEFDAHLRSSLNILSAGLEAEEDSIKWQPNEHTIELGDEHEQNEIRWILVDGSRQVIDRSDNLIATDASDELLLELAAKPHAGSFDISQQGQWRYLQKQLIATDPIPQDERESDEFERILVTVAQPADQLSADLYRLGILAVVLPIVFWCVAALLGRAFCRRALLPVVTMAQQARSTKFNDFSSRLPISSERDELADMAAAFNGLLDRLETSFRRQQAFAGDAAHQLKTPLTVLRGQIDVAMLRPRNPEQYQEILHTLSEQTFQLQRIIDSLLMLARDDHEHPSDWQQLPLADWLEEYALRWSEHERAGDIHWSVSPEAMLATSPSLLQVVLDNFIDNAAKFSPPGSPIEVAFKSHENRTEISVANAGSTIAIEDRHRIFEPFYRSQEARRRGVAGTGLGLAMVARVAQRLGGQLSCDSPRINTTRFVLILQNSSQSMDKVVCQRSEHNLA